Proteins encoded by one window of Dyella humicola:
- the soxC gene encoding sulfite dehydrogenase yields the protein MDPKDRDNTRGAEHKGSVSGGDESGPKQRLLTRRKVLVGLSVLPGVALWGRSMADTLADVPARGPGDLLGKYSERSKYVQISRVPEAGPGVRNVEPINAINSKAPLDKLVGIITPSDLHYERSHAGVPEIDPAKHRLLIHGMVKKPMVLTVYDLMALPSVSQIHFIECTGNGWENWKKADENLTVQNTHGLVSCSEWTGVPLRLLVDMVGVDRRSLWMLAEGGDGAGVDRSIPLTDEILNDALVAYGQNGEPIRPAHGYPIRLIMPGFEGNLNIKWLRRLKFGDRPWMTRWETDRYTQLRPDGKATQFQLRMDTNSVITSPSGMMEIRPGYNRITGLAWSGHGKIAKVEVSTDEGKTWKVAQLNLPVLYKAQTRFQMDWLWDGKPTMIVSRSTDDKGNIQPDRRSFIARVGSNALFHYNAQQTWSIDSNGKVHNALS from the coding sequence ATGGATCCCAAAGATCGAGACAACACGCGGGGTGCTGAACACAAGGGCAGCGTATCCGGTGGTGATGAATCCGGTCCGAAGCAACGTCTCTTGACCCGCCGGAAAGTTCTGGTCGGCCTTTCGGTCTTGCCTGGTGTCGCCCTATGGGGGCGTTCCATGGCGGACACTCTGGCGGATGTGCCAGCGCGTGGCCCTGGCGACCTGCTGGGCAAGTACAGCGAGCGCTCGAAGTATGTCCAGATAAGTCGTGTTCCAGAGGCGGGGCCGGGCGTGAGGAATGTTGAGCCGATCAACGCGATCAATTCCAAGGCGCCTCTCGACAAATTGGTCGGCATCATCACGCCCTCGGACCTGCACTACGAGCGCAGTCACGCGGGCGTGCCGGAGATAGACCCAGCCAAGCACCGCCTGCTGATCCACGGCATGGTGAAGAAGCCCATGGTGCTTACCGTGTACGACCTGATGGCCCTGCCTTCGGTCTCCCAAATCCACTTCATCGAGTGCACAGGTAATGGCTGGGAGAACTGGAAGAAGGCCGACGAAAACCTGACCGTGCAAAACACCCATGGTCTGGTCAGCTGCAGTGAATGGACTGGGGTGCCACTCAGGTTGCTAGTCGATATGGTTGGCGTGGATCGCCGGTCACTGTGGATGCTTGCCGAGGGTGGTGATGGAGCCGGTGTCGACCGAAGCATTCCCCTCACCGACGAAATCCTCAATGACGCGCTGGTTGCCTACGGTCAAAACGGGGAGCCCATCCGGCCGGCGCATGGCTATCCGATCCGGCTGATCATGCCGGGCTTCGAGGGCAACTTGAATATCAAATGGCTACGTCGTCTGAAATTCGGTGACCGGCCATGGATGACCCGCTGGGAGACTGACCGCTACACGCAGCTGCGGCCCGACGGTAAGGCGACCCAGTTCCAGTTGCGGATGGACACCAATTCCGTCATTACGTCTCCCTCCGGCATGATGGAAATCCGTCCCGGCTACAACCGCATCACCGGCCTAGCCTGGAGTGGCCACGGCAAGATCGCCAAGGTTGAAGTAAGCACGGACGAGGGCAAAACCTGGAAGGTGGCTCAACTGAACCTGCCGGTGCTGTACAAGGCGCAAACCCGTTTCCAAATGGATTGGCTGTGGGATGGCAAGCCGACCATGATCGTCAGTCGTTCGACTGACGACAAAGGCAACATCCAGCCTGACCGCAGGTCCTTCATCGCCCGGGTGGGTAGTAACGCGCTGTTTCACTACAACGCGCAGCAAACCTGGAGTATCGATTCCAATGGCAAAGTACACAACGCTCTGTCGTAA
- a CDS encoding c-type cytochrome encodes MAKYTTLCRNAAALSALLSSTLAAAAPPDYGVGRAATAEEIKLWDIDVRPDGAGLPEGKGTVDQGKTVFNTYCVACHGANGQGGIRDRLVGGQGSLATDKPVKTVGSFWPYATTLFDYIHRAMPYTAPGFLSIDDTYAVEAYLLNLNGILPDGATLDRASLLEIKMPNRDGFVPEPEFVHVTNSR; translated from the coding sequence ATGGCAAAGTACACAACGCTCTGTCGTAATGCGGCCGCGCTCTCGGCCTTGCTCAGCAGCACACTGGCAGCCGCGGCGCCGCCCGACTATGGCGTCGGCCGCGCAGCGACAGCGGAGGAAATAAAGCTGTGGGATATCGACGTCCGTCCCGACGGCGCCGGATTGCCCGAAGGCAAAGGCACGGTGGACCAAGGCAAGACGGTGTTCAACACCTACTGCGTCGCCTGCCACGGGGCTAATGGCCAAGGTGGCATCAGAGACCGTCTGGTCGGCGGCCAGGGCAGCCTGGCAACCGACAAGCCAGTGAAAACCGTCGGCAGTTTCTGGCCGTATGCCACCACGTTGTTCGATTACATCCACCGGGCCATGCCGTATACCGCGCCCGGATTTCTGAGTATCGACGACACCTATGCCGTAGAAGCCTACCTGTTGAACCTCAACGGCATCTTGCCGGACGGCGCCACACTCGACAGAGCCTCGCTCCTCGAAATCAAGATGCCCAACCGCGACGGCTTCGTGCCTGAGCCTGAATTCGTCCACGTCACCAATTCCAGGTAG
- a CDS encoding nuclear transport factor 2 family protein: MTSYEEKLALARGFHAALVKRDWAAIRNLLADDATWVLPGENRISAPAEGADAVVERAQLIASFGLNFELKHILVSRHNVALSLHNTADREGLRLDEYLSTVFFLKGDKIGAIETYLSDLPGMNAFFAH, from the coding sequence GTGACTTCGTACGAAGAAAAACTTGCGCTCGCGCGTGGATTTCACGCCGCCCTGGTAAAGCGGGACTGGGCGGCGATCCGCAATCTTCTTGCCGATGACGCTACTTGGGTGCTTCCTGGGGAGAATCGAATCTCGGCACCTGCCGAGGGGGCGGATGCTGTGGTTGAGAGAGCACAACTCATCGCCAGTTTTGGCTTGAACTTCGAGCTCAAACACATTCTGGTGAGTCGCCACAACGTCGCGCTGTCGCTCCACAATACGGCAGACAGGGAAGGATTGAGACTTGATGAGTACCTGTCGACGGTGTTCTTCCTGAAAGGCGACAAGATTGGAGCCATTGAGACGTATTTGTCGGATCTGCCTGGCATGAACGCTTTTTTCGCGCATTGA
- a CDS encoding PadR family transcriptional regulator, with the protein MEDTVSHLKKFQKELSAGTVSLVLLAVLGQSRQPMYGYQIAKRLEDVGEGVLAGKQSALYPVLRNLEGAGLLASEVEPSISGPPRRYYRITKLGREVLRDWVDAWSATRDSVDTVLQGGV; encoded by the coding sequence GTGGAAGATACCGTCAGCCATCTGAAGAAATTCCAGAAGGAGCTCTCGGCCGGCACCGTCTCCCTGGTGTTGCTGGCCGTGCTGGGGCAGTCGCGTCAGCCGATGTATGGCTACCAGATCGCCAAGCGCCTGGAGGATGTGGGGGAGGGCGTGTTGGCGGGTAAGCAGAGCGCGCTGTATCCGGTGCTACGCAATCTGGAAGGGGCAGGCTTGCTTGCCAGCGAGGTCGAGCCGTCGATCAGTGGGCCGCCTCGTCGCTATTACCGCATTACGAAGTTGGGTCGCGAGGTGCTGCGTGACTGGGTGGATGCCTGGAGCGCTACGCGCGATTCCGTCGATACCGTTTTGCAAGGAGGGGTGTAA
- a CDS encoding sensor domain-containing protein, with translation MNAPRTIAEYLKQLRDALRGADPALIQDALYDAEEHLRAELAENPQRGEAEMLAHVVGTYGAPDEVADLYRDQEIKIQRALRPPPMPKRRSAMGRFFGVAADSHTWGAMFYMVLALASGIFYFTWAVTGISLSLGLLVLIIGIPFVVLFLSTVRALSLLEGRIVETMLGVRMPRRPPYPKLAGMSLWQRVGAIFTDGRTWTMLFYMILMLPLGILYFVFTVVPMIVSLAFIASPIGLAFNNDNLLINWGFGSHEPGWGDAIVLCIIGIFLLFATLHLVRALGKLHGAIAKGLLVRSDDQRA, from the coding sequence ATGAACGCACCACGTACGATTGCCGAGTATCTGAAGCAATTACGCGACGCCCTGCGTGGCGCGGATCCGGCCTTGATCCAGGATGCGCTGTATGACGCGGAGGAACATCTGCGCGCCGAACTGGCCGAGAATCCGCAGCGTGGGGAAGCCGAGATGCTGGCCCATGTGGTGGGCACCTACGGCGCACCGGATGAAGTGGCCGATCTTTACCGGGATCAAGAGATCAAGATCCAACGTGCGCTGCGTCCGCCGCCGATGCCCAAGCGTCGCTCCGCCATGGGGCGCTTCTTTGGCGTCGCTGCCGATTCACATACCTGGGGCGCCATGTTCTACATGGTGCTGGCACTGGCCAGCGGCATCTTCTATTTCACCTGGGCGGTGACCGGCATTTCGCTGTCGCTGGGTTTGTTGGTGCTGATCATCGGCATCCCGTTCGTCGTGCTGTTTCTCAGCACCGTGCGTGCGTTGTCGCTGCTGGAAGGGCGCATCGTGGAGACGATGTTGGGTGTGCGCATGCCGCGCCGTCCGCCGTATCCGAAGCTTGCGGGCATGTCGCTGTGGCAGCGTGTGGGAGCCATTTTCACGGATGGACGTACCTGGACCATGCTGTTCTACATGATCCTGATGTTGCCGCTAGGCATCCTCTATTTCGTCTTCACCGTCGTGCCCATGATCGTTTCGCTGGCCTTTATCGCTTCGCCGATCGGCTTGGCTTTCAACAACGATAATCTCCTGATCAATTGGGGCTTCGGATCGCATGAGCCAGGCTGGGGCGATGCGATCGTTCTTTGCATCATCGGTATCTTCCTGTTGTTTGCCACGCTGCATCTGGTGCGTGCGCTGGGCAAGCTTCACGGTGCCATCGCGAAGGGCTTGCTGGTTCGCTCGGACGATCAACGGGCTTAA
- a CDS encoding DUF1501 domain-containing protein, with amino-acid sequence MNRREFLLAAATAAVAAPALSFSGKLFAAPAGAPRFLLVFLRGGYDCNNLLIPHSSDFYYESRPTLSIAKPDPYNQNSVIGLDSEWGLNPALRDSLYPLWQKRQLAFVPFAGTDDMSRSHFETQDNIESGEPSNQRSDFRSGFMARLSGQMAKVPSIAFTDALPLSFQGGNHDIPNISLRGNTKPVFDDRQASILAGMYQNTSLAAAASDGLELRQTVSKELQDEMMNANRGAANSKNFADETHRIATMMRDQYRLGFVDIGGWDTHVNQGSTTGQLANNLTNLGKGLAAYADALGDEWDNTVVVVISEFGRTFRENGNKGTDHGHGTVHWVLGGKVNGGRIAGPQVAVNAQNLLQNRDYPVLTNYRDLLGGLFGKTWGLSGSQLQNVFPGARPKDLQLV; translated from the coding sequence ATGAATCGCCGGGAATTCCTGCTCGCCGCCGCCACTGCCGCTGTCGCCGCCCCTGCCCTGTCGTTCTCCGGCAAACTGTTTGCCGCACCGGCCGGAGCGCCACGATTTCTGCTGGTGTTCCTGCGCGGTGGCTACGACTGCAACAACCTGCTCATACCCCATAGCAGCGACTTCTATTACGAGTCGCGCCCCACGCTATCGATCGCCAAGCCGGACCCGTACAACCAGAACAGCGTGATCGGGCTCGACAGCGAATGGGGGCTTAATCCTGCACTGCGCGACAGCCTCTATCCGCTATGGCAGAAACGCCAGCTCGCCTTCGTGCCATTCGCCGGTACCGACGACATGTCGCGCAGCCATTTCGAAACGCAGGACAATATCGAATCGGGCGAGCCCAGCAACCAGCGCAGCGATTTCCGCTCCGGTTTCATGGCCCGCCTGTCGGGCCAGATGGCGAAGGTACCTTCCATCGCGTTTACGGATGCGTTGCCGCTGAGTTTCCAGGGCGGTAATCACGATATTCCGAACATCTCGTTGCGCGGCAATACCAAGCCCGTGTTCGACGATCGACAAGCCAGCATCCTGGCAGGCATGTACCAGAACACCTCGCTCGCCGCTGCCGCCAGCGACGGCCTTGAGCTGCGCCAGACCGTTTCAAAGGAACTGCAGGATGAGATGATGAATGCCAATCGTGGTGCCGCCAATTCCAAGAACTTCGCGGACGAAACCCACCGCATCGCCACCATGATGCGCGACCAGTACCGCCTGGGTTTCGTCGACATCGGCGGCTGGGACACCCACGTCAACCAGGGCAGCACCACCGGCCAACTGGCCAACAACCTCACTAACCTCGGCAAGGGCCTGGCCGCCTATGCCGATGCACTCGGTGACGAGTGGGACAACACCGTCGTCGTGGTGATCTCGGAATTCGGGCGCACGTTCCGCGAGAACGGCAACAAGGGCACCGACCACGGCCACGGCACGGTGCATTGGGTACTCGGTGGCAAGGTCAATGGTGGCCGCATCGCGGGACCGCAAGTGGCGGTGAACGCACAGAACCTGCTGCAGAACCGCGACTACCCCGTACTCACCAACTACCGCGACTTGCTCGGCGGCCTGTTCGGAAAGACCTGGGGCCTATCCGGCAGCCAACTGCAGAACGTGTTTCCGGGGGCCAGGCCCAAGGATCTGCAACTGGTGTGA
- a CDS encoding DUF1800 domain-containing protein, with protein MRPTLKVPSRGGRPWLALLGLLLVLGPAGAMARDPRPLSEDDIAWLRRDGFELDSATVTRYRELGRSRFLDEQLDQHDSDDRLPAPVTALINTYEVANTPLEQLLTNLRDEQEKIKNMPDGDDKTAVKKAQQQHANDLGQQAQQIELLHAIYGGNQLKEQMVWFWLNHFSVYAAKGRVRWVANDYVQNSIRPHALGKFRDLVMATLESPAMMEFLDNAQNAKDHVNENYARELMELHTLGVGSGYTQQDVQQLALILTGSGVAPLRDRPALREHPRYAAMFVHNGLFEFNPRRHDYSDKMLLGQKIKGSGFDEVTEAVNLITRQPACAQFISKKLAEYFVADEPPPELVARMAKTFQRTDGDIAAVMRTMLESKELATSYGKKFKDPMQFVVSSVRMAYDGKPIANAKPLLNWLNQLGEPVFGRLTPDGWPLEGSGWSSSGQMAKRFEIAGAIGTGNNRLLTPEGTVKVGGDFPMLTTRLYYDTFDPRLSPQTRDALAKATSQQEWNTFLLSSPDFNYR; from the coding sequence ATGCGCCCTACCCTGAAAGTCCCGTCCCGCGGCGGCCGCCCTTGGCTGGCGCTGCTCGGCTTGCTGCTGGTCCTGGGCCCTGCCGGTGCCATGGCACGAGATCCCCGCCCCCTGAGCGAAGACGACATCGCCTGGCTACGCCGCGACGGCTTCGAGCTGGATAGCGCCACGGTCACCCGCTACCGCGAACTGGGCCGCTCACGCTTCCTCGACGAGCAACTCGATCAGCATGACAGCGACGACCGCCTGCCAGCCCCGGTCACCGCACTGATCAACACCTACGAAGTGGCGAACACGCCGCTTGAACAGTTGCTCACCAACCTGCGCGATGAGCAGGAGAAAATCAAGAACATGCCCGATGGCGACGACAAGACCGCCGTCAAGAAAGCCCAGCAGCAGCACGCCAACGATCTGGGGCAGCAGGCGCAGCAAATCGAATTGCTGCACGCCATCTATGGCGGGAACCAGCTGAAGGAGCAGATGGTCTGGTTCTGGCTCAACCATTTCAGCGTCTACGCCGCCAAGGGCCGTGTGCGCTGGGTGGCCAACGACTATGTGCAGAACTCGATCCGTCCGCACGCGCTCGGCAAGTTCCGCGACCTAGTGATGGCCACGCTGGAAAGCCCGGCCATGATGGAGTTTCTCGACAACGCCCAGAATGCCAAGGACCACGTCAACGAGAACTACGCACGCGAGCTGATGGAGCTGCACACGCTCGGCGTGGGTTCCGGCTACACCCAGCAGGACGTGCAGCAGCTGGCCCTGATCCTCACCGGTTCCGGCGTCGCGCCGCTGCGCGATCGCCCCGCACTGCGAGAGCATCCGCGCTATGCCGCCATGTTCGTGCATAACGGCTTGTTCGAATTCAATCCGAGACGCCACGACTACAGCGACAAGATGTTGCTGGGCCAGAAGATCAAGGGCAGCGGCTTCGATGAAGTGACCGAGGCGGTCAACCTGATCACGCGCCAGCCGGCCTGCGCGCAATTCATCTCCAAGAAGCTCGCGGAATACTTTGTCGCCGATGAACCACCGCCGGAACTGGTCGCACGAATGGCCAAGACGTTCCAGCGTACGGATGGCGACATCGCCGCCGTCATGCGCACCATGTTGGAGTCGAAGGAGCTGGCCACCAGCTATGGCAAGAAGTTCAAGGATCCGATGCAGTTCGTGGTGTCCTCCGTGCGCATGGCCTACGACGGCAAACCCATCGCCAATGCCAAGCCCCTGCTCAACTGGCTCAACCAACTGGGCGAGCCCGTCTTCGGCCGCCTCACGCCGGATGGCTGGCCGCTGGAGGGCAGCGGCTGGTCCAGCTCCGGACAGATGGCCAAACGCTTCGAGATCGCGGGCGCGATCGGTACCGGCAACAACCGCCTGCTGACACCGGAAGGCACGGTCAAGGTGGGCGGCGATTTCCCCATGCTGACCACGCGGCTTTATTACGACACCTTCGATCCGCGGCTGAGCCCGCAGACGCGCGACGCGCTGGCCAAAGCTACTTCGCAGCAGGAATGGAACACCTTCCTGCTCTCGTCTCCCGACTTCAACTACCGCTGA
- a CDS encoding class I SAM-dependent DNA methyltransferase, producing MPKIYDRAYFDKWYRHPDHAVGSPAELRRKVAMVVGQAEYYLGRAVRTVLDVGCGEGIWRAPLRALRPGIHYQGLDASEYAVMRYGARRNIGLARFGQLEQLRFDHRFDLIVCTDVLHYLKPAEIRAGLVGISDMLEGVAFLEVFTGRDGVDGDMNGFHSRAPSWYLKAFGEVGLLPCGSHCYLGPRLDRRIAALERAQLPG from the coding sequence GTGCCCAAGATTTACGACCGCGCCTATTTCGATAAGTGGTATCGCCACCCCGACCACGCCGTCGGCTCGCCGGCCGAACTTCGGCGCAAGGTGGCGATGGTTGTGGGGCAGGCTGAGTACTACCTCGGGCGAGCCGTGCGCACCGTGCTGGATGTCGGCTGTGGCGAAGGTATCTGGCGGGCGCCGCTGCGTGCCTTGCGGCCGGGCATTCATTACCAGGGACTGGATGCCAGCGAATATGCGGTGATGCGCTATGGCGCTCGCAGGAATATTGGCCTGGCGCGCTTCGGGCAACTGGAGCAGCTGCGCTTCGATCACCGTTTCGATCTGATCGTCTGTACCGATGTCCTGCATTATCTGAAGCCGGCCGAAATTCGCGCCGGCCTGGTAGGCATCAGCGACATGCTGGAAGGCGTCGCCTTTCTCGAAGTGTTTACCGGCCGCGACGGCGTGGATGGCGATATGAACGGCTTCCATTCGCGCGCGCCGTCCTGGTATCTAAAAGCATTCGGCGAAGTGGGGCTGCTGCCGTGTGGCTCGCACTGCTATCTCGGGCCGCGACTGGATCGCCGTATCGCTGCGCTGGAGCGGGCGCAATTGCCAGGCTGA
- a CDS encoding carbohydrate porin: protein MLAALPLYADEASLWVPQWLGAQYTFVDQHQDSLHSPYAGNLSLRPEGDTARSHTFGAYFGMALPAHLQFYLDMEMFKGEGVSGATGLGGLTNGDVIRSGTAGLGKGPYLARAYLRWALPLSEDTVDVERSQDQLPGKEAAQRVEVKLGKMSVNDDFDKNRYAGSTRTQFMNWSLFNNTAWDFAADTRGYTDGLVLAWIHPSWSLRYGVYLMPYEANGQRLVYSLPDSNGQQIELTLQPQADGWALRLLAFRNKARMGIYADAIAIAQATGQLPDIRADDQPGRHKYGFGLNGELPLADDGDTGMFLRAGWNDGRTESFVFTEVDRTVSGGLQLSGAHWARPTDHFSLAVVINGLSSIHRDYLALGGEGFVLGDGALNYGREQILEAYYSFTPIAHLTLSPDLQLIHNPGYNRDRGPARFAGLRAHLEF from the coding sequence ATGCTCGCCGCACTGCCGCTTTATGCCGATGAAGCGAGCCTGTGGGTGCCGCAATGGCTCGGCGCGCAATACACCTTTGTCGACCAGCATCAGGATTCGCTGCACTCACCTTACGCCGGCAACCTCAGCCTGCGTCCGGAGGGCGACACCGCGCGCTCGCATACCTTCGGCGCCTATTTCGGCATGGCCCTGCCCGCGCACCTGCAGTTCTATCTGGACATGGAGATGTTCAAGGGTGAAGGCGTTTCAGGTGCCACCGGCCTTGGCGGCCTCACCAATGGCGATGTCATCCGTTCGGGCACGGCCGGACTCGGCAAGGGACCTTATCTCGCCCGCGCCTACCTGCGCTGGGCGCTGCCCCTGAGTGAGGACACCGTCGATGTCGAACGCAGCCAGGACCAGTTGCCAGGCAAGGAAGCGGCGCAACGCGTCGAAGTGAAGCTGGGCAAGATGTCGGTCAACGACGATTTCGACAAGAACCGCTATGCCGGCAGCACGCGTACCCAGTTCATGAACTGGTCGCTGTTCAACAATACCGCCTGGGATTTCGCTGCCGATACACGCGGCTATACCGACGGACTCGTGCTGGCCTGGATCCATCCGAGTTGGAGTCTGCGCTACGGTGTCTATCTGATGCCTTACGAAGCGAACGGGCAACGCCTCGTCTACTCCCTGCCCGACTCAAACGGACAGCAGATCGAGCTGACGCTGCAACCGCAGGCCGATGGTTGGGCGCTGCGCCTGCTGGCCTTTCGCAACAAGGCCCGCATGGGCATCTACGCGGATGCCATCGCCATCGCGCAGGCCACCGGCCAGCTGCCGGACATCCGGGCCGACGATCAGCCGGGGCGGCACAAATACGGTTTCGGCCTGAACGGCGAACTGCCATTGGCAGACGACGGCGACACCGGCATGTTCTTGCGCGCGGGCTGGAACGACGGGCGCACCGAATCGTTCGTGTTCACCGAAGTTGACCGCACCGTCAGCGGTGGCCTCCAGCTGTCCGGCGCTCATTGGGCGCGCCCCACGGACCACTTCTCGTTGGCCGTAGTCATCAATGGACTGTCGTCGATTCACCGCGACTATCTGGCCCTGGGCGGCGAAGGATTTGTCCTGGGCGATGGTGCACTCAACTACGGTCGCGAACAGATTCTCGAGGCGTATTACAGCTTCACGCCTATCGCGCATCTCACGCTGAGCCCGGATCTCCAGCTGATCCATAACCCCGGCTATAACCGCGATCGAGGCCCCGCCCGCTTCGCTGGCTTGCGCGCCCATCTGGAGTTTTGA
- a CDS encoding class I SAM-dependent methyltransferase, translated as MTEVVRARDAHAYREFVALFERYDIPAGEYLADHYQRFATTLDEFKSTWNDGSRVLDIGAHWLHQAVMWRLAGFDVTAVDMPSTFNAESVKNIAHAMTIPLLPCADLERAEELAAIPDNSVDIVLFTEILEHITFNPINLWRQVHRILAPRGRIVVTTPNYYSWKGRAWQLARYVTGKGGGISVEEILKTHTYGHHWREYSRREVLRYFQVLSPDFVPVKARLMPSYMRSAVRWKNVTQWTLDLLPLLRPNLHVEIAMPTKTNGIVVSASW; from the coding sequence ATGACTGAAGTAGTTCGGGCGCGGGACGCGCATGCATATCGTGAATTTGTTGCGCTTTTCGAGCGTTATGACATTCCCGCTGGTGAGTACCTCGCCGACCACTATCAGCGGTTCGCGACAACGCTGGACGAATTCAAATCAACCTGGAATGACGGCAGTCGTGTTCTGGACATTGGCGCACATTGGCTTCACCAGGCCGTCATGTGGCGACTGGCCGGCTTTGACGTCACCGCTGTCGATATGCCCAGTACGTTCAATGCCGAGAGCGTGAAAAACATCGCCCATGCGATGACCATCCCCTTGCTCCCTTGCGCCGATCTCGAACGTGCTGAAGAACTGGCTGCGATCCCCGACAACTCGGTGGATATCGTGTTGTTTACAGAGATTCTCGAGCACATTACGTTCAATCCGATTAACTTGTGGCGGCAAGTACATCGCATCCTCGCTCCCCGTGGCCGCATCGTTGTTACAACGCCAAACTATTACTCCTGGAAGGGTCGCGCGTGGCAACTCGCAAGATACGTCACAGGGAAGGGCGGGGGCATTTCGGTCGAAGAGATACTGAAAACGCATACGTATGGCCACCACTGGCGCGAGTACAGCCGCCGCGAAGTGTTGCGGTATTTCCAGGTGCTTTCGCCGGACTTCGTGCCTGTAAAGGCGCGACTGATGCCGTCTTATATGCGGTCAGCGGTGCGCTGGAAAAACGTGACGCAATGGACCCTGGACCTACTGCCACTGCTGCGGCCAAATCTGCACGTGGAAATCGCCATGCCCACTAAAACCAACGGCATCGTAGTTTCAGCCTCTTGGTAA